The Rhodoluna lacicola genome includes the window ACACCAGAAACACCGATATCCGAGCTCAAGAAACTGGCAGCATCGGTGGAAATTGAGATTGAACACCCGCTAGCTGGTAAGTACGTTGAAGAACTATGGGAGCACTTTGTGAAGGGCAATCTAGTAAAGCCAACCTTCGTAATTGACTTCCCGGTTGATACCTCACCGCTAACCCGCGATCACCGCTCCAAGAGTGGCGTGGTGGAAAAGTGGGACCTCTACATTCGCGGCTATGAACAAGCCACTGGCTACTCGGAGCTGGTTGACCCGGTTATTCAGCGCGAGCGTTTTGTTGAGCAGGTGACTTTGGCCGCGGCCGGAGACCCAGAGGCAATGAAGCTTGATGAGGACTTTTTGAAGGCACTGGAGTTCGGCATGCCACCATCGGGTGGAATGGGAATGGGTATCGACCGCCTGCTAATGAGCCTTACCGGCCTTGGCATTCGCGAGACCATCATGTTCCCGCTGGTCAAATAGCAAGTAATTCTCAGCATCGAAAGTTAAGGTCAAGTCATGGATCTACAAATTCTTTGGGACGCCCTGCTCTCAATAATCCCACCAGCCCTGGTTGGAGTGCTGTTTTACGTGATTATGCGCGGGATTTTTCGTGCCGATGCCACCGAACGCAAGGTTTACTCGGAGATTGAGGCCGAGATGAGAGCCGCCCGGGATGCCGAAGTTGTGGCCAAGGCACCAAAATCAGGCCCAAAATCGGCCCAAAAAGTGACCAAAACGACTAAAAAATAGTCTTTGGTGCGACACGCCGATACGCATTGCGATAACTACATCTAGTGGCATAAACTCAAGGAACAACTAAATAAGCCATTTTTCGGGGGAAATCAGTGAAATTCTGTGCCATTCCGCCACCTCTTGCCTCAAATAGACGCGGAGATCCTGATTACTGGCCTAAAAGTACGTTTTGAGGAGATTTTTATGAGCATCACCGTTTACACGTTGCCATCATGCGTTCAGTGCGACAGCACCAAGAAGCTGTTGGATCGCAACGAACTTGAGTACGCAGTTATCGACATGAGCCAGGACGAAGCAGCATTGGAGCTAGTTAAGTCACTTGGTTATGCGGCTGCACCGGTTGTTATCGCAGGAGACAGCCACTGGTCGGGTTTCCGTCCAGACAAGATCTCTGAAATCGCAGCAGCCTAAGCGGCCCGCTCGATTCAAGCTGATCAGATTCAAAATAGCTAAGACTCAAACCGACTAGATATCTTGTGTTCGACATCGTTTACTTCTCAAACGTGTCAGAGAACACAAAAAGATTTGTCGACAAGTTAGGGATTCGGAACTTTCGAATCCCTCTCTACGCGACAGACGAACACCTTCAAGTTTCGGCTCCATATGTTTTGATCTCTCCGACCTACGGTTTGGGAGACGACGAGACAAGTGTTCCGAAGCAGGTAATTCGTTTTTTGAACGACCCCGTCAACAGAAGTTTTTTGAAGGCAGTTATCGGTGCCGGAAACACAAACTTTGGTGACAAGTACTGCAGAGCTGCTGAAGTGATCGCAAGAAAAACTTCAGTTCCGCTGATTTACAAAATTGAATTATTGGGTACGCCGAATGACGTAGCCACCGTAAAAGAAAAGATGGAACTCCTTTGGAAACTACAGTGATGCCAAAGCCTCGCGGCAACTACAGCTACCACGAGCTAAACGCGATGCTTAACCTTTACGATGCCAACGGAAAGATCCAGTTCGATAAAGATAAGGAAGCTGCCCGCGAGTACTTCCTAGAGCACGTAAACATGAGCACCGTGTTCTTCCACTCGCTACGTGAGCGCCTTGACTACCTGGTCGAGCACGAATACTACGAGCCAGGGTTCCTACAGACTTATTCATTTGAGTTCATCGAAGAGCTCACCAAGCTTGCTTACTCATACAAGTTCCGCTTCCAGTCATTCTTAGGCGCATACAAGTTCTACACCTCATACGCGCTTAAGACTTTTGA containing:
- the nrdH gene encoding glutaredoxin-like protein NrdH — encoded protein: MSITVYTLPSCVQCDSTKKLLDRNELEYAVIDMSQDEAALELVKSLGYAAAPVVIAGDSHWSGFRPDKISEIAAA
- the nrdI gene encoding class Ib ribonucleoside-diphosphate reductase assembly flavoprotein NrdI; translated protein: MFDIVYFSNVSENTKRFVDKLGIRNFRIPLYATDEHLQVSAPYVLISPTYGLGDDETSVPKQVIRFLNDPVNRSFLKAVIGAGNTNFGDKYCRAAEVIARKTSVPLIYKIELLGTPNDVATVKEKMELLWKLQ